Proteins encoded in a region of the Stieleria neptunia genome:
- a CDS encoding transglutaminase family protein: MNDSSLQGATVYRLDLILLALLTTTAIFTASPLTADEQSHQSLIAKIRPSVATIRVQGRDGKPLGIGTGFIIDSDGLVATNFHVIDEGRPFTVETAGGKKLRVLGVEASDVTSDLAIIRVDPGSTGLPALRFAEDETSQQGIRVLAFGNPLGLRNSVVEGIVSARREVEGRELLQLAMPIEPGNSGGPLVDLDGRVHGIINMKSSIDQNLGFAIPISQLVALRENPNPVTIDRWVRIGRINADRWTPVMGSRWQQRGGRIVALGQGNGFGGRSLLLSKREVPQRPFEIAVMVRLDDESGAAGLAFHSDGQNKHYGFYASAGRLRLTCFRGASVYSWDILKEVETEHYLPGQWNQLKVRVETDKISCFVNGRLVIESDDQQLTEGQVGLAKFRETEPEFSGFQLGAALPSPMLSETAERTLEELEVATLPLDSIGTDQIHELGKSGDLASRELTRRAIELEKQAERLHQLADDVERAETIGRLSGLEQTDADQRLLIGSLLIAKLDSPDLDVDAYLARVDEMAQEIQDTLKEDASATEKRDALHRYLFEENGYHGSRSEYYHTANSHLNRVIDDREGLPITMSVLYIEIGRRLGMKVEGVGLPGHFVSKHVIDDKNEQLIDVFERGKLLSRDDANEIVTLHAGRPIRPSDLQANTDIEILTRILNNLIGVAGRQNDGEAMLRYCDAIVAVNPGQARYRMLRAQLRGMTGRINLGLEDVNLLLEKDPPELDRSEIERLRSALRDRL; this comes from the coding sequence ATGAACGATTCTTCTCTGCAAGGAGCGACAGTGTACCGACTCGATTTGATTTTATTGGCCCTGCTGACGACGACCGCGATCTTCACGGCGTCTCCCCTGACCGCTGACGAACAATCCCACCAATCGTTGATCGCCAAAATTCGCCCTTCGGTTGCGACGATTCGGGTCCAGGGGCGTGACGGGAAACCACTGGGCATCGGGACCGGATTCATCATCGATTCCGACGGACTGGTCGCCACGAACTTTCACGTGATCGATGAAGGGCGTCCCTTTACCGTAGAGACAGCCGGCGGCAAAAAACTGAGAGTGCTCGGCGTCGAGGCCTCGGACGTGACCAGCGATTTGGCAATCATTCGCGTCGATCCCGGATCCACCGGGCTGCCGGCGCTCCGGTTTGCCGAAGACGAAACATCCCAGCAAGGCATCCGCGTGCTGGCCTTCGGCAATCCCCTGGGGCTGCGCAACAGCGTGGTCGAAGGCATCGTGTCGGCCAGACGTGAAGTCGAAGGCCGCGAGTTGTTGCAGTTGGCGATGCCGATCGAACCGGGAAACAGCGGCGGCCCCCTGGTCGACCTGGACGGCCGTGTCCATGGCATCATCAACATGAAATCGTCCATCGACCAAAACTTGGGATTCGCCATCCCGATCAGCCAACTGGTCGCATTGCGCGAGAACCCGAATCCGGTCACGATCGATCGCTGGGTCCGGATCGGTCGGATCAACGCGGACCGATGGACGCCGGTGATGGGATCCCGCTGGCAACAACGCGGCGGACGAATCGTCGCCTTGGGCCAGGGCAACGGTTTCGGCGGACGTTCTCTGTTGCTGTCCAAACGGGAGGTTCCCCAGCGGCCCTTTGAAATCGCCGTGATGGTCCGGCTGGACGACGAATCCGGAGCGGCCGGGTTGGCGTTCCACAGCGACGGCCAAAACAAGCATTACGGTTTCTACGCCAGTGCCGGACGCCTGCGATTGACATGCTTTCGCGGGGCCTCGGTCTATTCCTGGGACATCCTCAAAGAAGTGGAAACGGAACACTATCTGCCCGGACAATGGAATCAATTGAAGGTGCGTGTCGAAACCGACAAGATCTCCTGCTTCGTCAACGGACGTCTGGTGATCGAATCCGACGATCAACAGCTCACCGAGGGTCAGGTCGGGCTGGCAAAGTTCCGCGAGACCGAGCCAGAGTTTTCCGGCTTCCAACTCGGTGCCGCGTTGCCGTCACCGATGTTGTCCGAAACCGCCGAACGCACGCTTGAGGAACTTGAGGTGGCGACGCTGCCACTGGATTCGATCGGAACCGATCAAATTCACGAACTGGGCAAGTCCGGCGATCTGGCATCACGCGAATTGACGCGACGGGCGATCGAGCTGGAAAAACAGGCCGAGCGACTGCACCAGTTGGCCGACGACGTCGAACGCGCCGAGACGATCGGTCGCTTGAGCGGACTGGAGCAAACCGACGCCGATCAACGTCTGCTGATCGGATCGCTGTTGATCGCAAAACTGGACAGCCCCGATTTGGATGTCGATGCCTATCTCGCTCGCGTCGACGAAATGGCACAAGAAATCCAGGACACCCTGAAGGAAGACGCGTCGGCGACCGAGAAACGCGACGCCCTGCACCGGTATCTGTTCGAAGAGAACGGATACCATGGCAGTCGAAGCGAATACTATCACACCGCCAACAGCCACCTGAATCGCGTCATCGACGATCGCGAGGGGCTGCCGATCACGATGTCCGTCTTGTACATCGAAATCGGACGCCGGCTGGGGATGAAGGTCGAAGGCGTCGGCTTGCCCGGGCACTTCGTGTCCAAACACGTCATCGATGACAAAAACGAACAGTTGATCGACGTGTTTGAACGCGGCAAGTTGCTCAGCCGCGACGACGCCAACGAGATCGTCACGCTGCACGCCGGACGCCCGATCCGCCCCTCTGATTTGCAAGCCAACACCGACATCGAAATCCTGACCCGAATCCTGAACAACTTGATCGGCGTCGCCGGACGTCAGAACGACGGCGAGGCCATGCTCCGCTACTGTGACGCCATCGTTGCGGTCAATCCCGGCCAGGCCCGATACCGCATGTTGCGGGCCCAATTACGAGGGATGACGGGAAGAATCAATCTGGGTCTGGAAGACGTCAATCTGCTGCTGGAAAAAGATCCACCGGAACTGGATCGCAGCGAAATTGAACGGCTGCGTTCGGCGCTGAGAGACAGACTTTGA
- a CDS encoding glycoside hydrolase family 127 protein, whose translation MRNLLLILFSLPLMGLSQTNVAQAQQRGVINNAESPHVKLKSIDIGDCQWTSGFWADKFKLCEEVMVPHMGMLLKGDRGHAYNNFKIAAGLKQGTHQGMHWHDGDFYKWMEAAMYVYAINKDPRILEELDEIITVIGHAQADDGYLSTQITIPGLKRFSNRQYHELYNSGHLLTSACIHHRVTGKTNFLDIAVKHADYLYDLFEPQPKALARFGFNQTQIMGLVELYRTTKDKRYLQLAEIFINMRGKSPPEPDETVRFKMVGDMVQERKPLRKETEAVGHAVLALYFYAGAADVAAETGERALIDALDRLWENVVHQKMYITGACGQTHHGASSRVDFVHEAFIGEYTMPNLTAYNETCANLCNAMFSLRMLGIHGESKYADIMELVMFNSGLSGISADGTHYLYSNPLRVIHGARDYSALVTETPDRQPYLECFCCPPNLVRTVAQLSGWAYSLSQDGVAVNLYGGNRLDTTLLDGSTLKRTQDTRYPWDGAVNITIQSCKQAPFEILVRIPDWAEATDVRVNGKDLGVATRPGTYATIKRQWKAGDVIAIDMPMEAKLMVGHPRIEEIRNQAAIKRGPVVYCIESPDLPENTKILDVHLPTDIELKTHDQPKFLGGMTTLTGNVLLHAHPQDAMYQTLKKPAWMTAKTQFVPYFAWSNRGRSEMTVWLPLVWK comes from the coding sequence ATGAGAAACTTGCTTCTGATTCTATTCAGCCTGCCTTTGATGGGCCTGTCTCAGACAAACGTGGCACAGGCGCAGCAGCGAGGTGTGATCAACAACGCGGAAAGCCCCCACGTCAAATTGAAGAGTATTGACATCGGCGATTGTCAATGGACGTCAGGCTTTTGGGCCGACAAGTTCAAACTGTGCGAAGAGGTGATGGTGCCGCACATGGGGATGCTGCTCAAGGGAGACCGCGGGCATGCGTACAACAACTTCAAAATTGCCGCGGGTCTCAAACAGGGCACACACCAAGGCATGCACTGGCACGATGGTGACTTCTACAAATGGATGGAAGCCGCCATGTATGTCTACGCCATCAACAAGGATCCGAGAATCCTGGAAGAACTCGACGAGATCATCACGGTCATCGGGCATGCCCAAGCAGACGATGGCTACCTGTCGACGCAAATCACCATCCCCGGACTCAAACGGTTCTCGAATCGACAGTATCACGAGCTGTACAACAGCGGACATCTACTGACCAGCGCCTGCATTCACCATCGGGTCACCGGCAAGACCAACTTTTTGGACATCGCGGTCAAGCATGCCGACTACCTGTATGACCTGTTCGAGCCACAACCGAAGGCGCTGGCGCGGTTCGGGTTCAATCAGACGCAAATCATGGGACTGGTCGAGCTGTACCGCACGACGAAGGACAAACGGTATCTGCAACTCGCCGAGATCTTCATCAACATGCGCGGGAAATCGCCCCCGGAGCCCGATGAGACGGTGCGATTCAAAATGGTCGGCGACATGGTTCAGGAACGCAAACCGCTGCGCAAAGAAACCGAGGCGGTCGGCCATGCCGTGTTGGCGCTCTATTTTTATGCCGGTGCCGCCGACGTCGCCGCGGAAACGGGCGAACGGGCGTTGATCGATGCCCTGGACCGGCTCTGGGAAAACGTAGTCCACCAAAAAATGTACATCACCGGCGCTTGTGGCCAAACACATCACGGTGCGTCCAGCCGCGTCGATTTTGTCCACGAGGCATTCATCGGCGAATACACGATGCCCAACTTGACGGCCTACAACGAGACCTGTGCGAACCTTTGCAACGCGATGTTCAGCTTGCGCATGTTGGGGATTCACGGCGAATCAAAGTACGCCGACATCATGGAACTGGTGATGTTCAACAGCGGCCTGTCGGGGATCAGTGCGGACGGGACCCACTACCTCTATTCCAACCCGCTACGTGTGATCCATGGTGCCCGCGACTACTCGGCGTTGGTCACGGAAACCCCCGATCGACAACCCTATCTGGAATGTTTTTGCTGCCCGCCGAATCTGGTCCGCACGGTGGCCCAGTTGTCCGGCTGGGCGTACAGCCTGTCGCAAGACGGTGTGGCGGTAAACTTGTACGGCGGCAATCGACTCGACACAACATTGCTCGATGGATCGACGCTCAAACGGACCCAGGACACACGCTACCCTTGGGATGGCGCGGTCAACATCACGATCCAGTCCTGCAAACAAGCACCGTTTGAAATCTTGGTGCGAATTCCGGATTGGGCCGAAGCAACCGACGTCCGCGTCAACGGCAAGGATCTCGGCGTCGCGACGCGGCCAGGAACGTACGCCACGATCAAGCGACAATGGAAAGCCGGCGATGTGATTGCGATCGATATGCCGATGGAGGCCAAGTTGATGGTCGGCCATCCCCGTATCGAAGAGATTCGTAATCAGGCGGCGATCAAACGTGGCCCGGTCGTGTACTGCATCGAGTCACCCGATCTGCCAGAGAACACCAAGATCTTGGACGTCCACCTGCCAACCGACATCGAACTCAAAACGCACGACCAGCCCAAGTTCCT
- a CDS encoding sugar kinase — MNQVVVTFGEIMGRLAAPGHLRLRQTRELEVTYAGAEASVAESISNFGGAARFVTALPKHALADATIDSIRALGVDTRFVLRTDEGRLGLYFLETGANQRPSNVIYDRADSAIAITPAHRYDWDGILDGAQWLHLTGITPALSRGAADATLAAAQQAQAVGATVSIDLNFRAKLWKWDATQSPRQLAQATMRTILPYVDVVIANEEDCHDVLGIQAGQTNVHAGALDTSRYPDVARQVATQFPNVSKVAITLRESLSATHNNWGAMLYDAASDRPVFAPLDAEGNYRPYEIKNIVDRVGGGDAFAAGLIFALTTADLSESQTALSYAVAASCLKHSIKGDFNFSTRSEVEALMGGSASGRVVR, encoded by the coding sequence ATGAATCAAGTGGTCGTGACGTTCGGAGAAATCATGGGTCGGTTGGCGGCACCGGGGCACCTGCGGCTTCGCCAGACCCGCGAGTTGGAAGTCACCTATGCCGGAGCCGAAGCCAGCGTCGCCGAATCGATCAGCAACTTTGGCGGTGCGGCCCGCTTCGTCACCGCGCTGCCCAAGCACGCCTTGGCCGACGCCACGATCGATTCGATCCGCGCTCTGGGTGTCGACACCCGTTTCGTGTTGCGGACCGACGAAGGGCGACTGGGGCTGTACTTTTTGGAAACCGGCGCCAACCAACGCCCCAGCAACGTGATCTATGACCGCGCCGATTCGGCGATCGCGATCACGCCGGCCCACCGGTACGACTGGGACGGGATCCTTGACGGAGCCCAGTGGTTGCATTTGACGGGGATCACGCCGGCACTCTCGCGGGGCGCGGCCGATGCGACGTTGGCCGCGGCGCAACAAGCCCAAGCCGTCGGTGCGACGGTTTCAATCGATTTGAACTTCCGCGCCAAACTGTGGAAATGGGACGCCACCCAATCGCCGCGTCAGCTGGCTCAGGCAACCATGCGGACGATCTTGCCTTACGTTGATGTGGTGATCGCCAACGAAGAAGATTGCCACGACGTGCTCGGCATCCAAGCCGGCCAGACCAACGTCCACGCCGGAGCGTTGGACACGTCACGCTATCCCGACGTGGCGCGCCAAGTCGCGACGCAATTCCCCAACGTTTCCAAGGTCGCCATCACGCTCCGCGAAAGCCTTTCGGCGACACACAACAACTGGGGCGCGATGCTCTATGACGCCGCATCCGACCGACCCGTGTTCGCGCCGCTCGACGCGGAGGGCAATTACCGGCCCTACGAAATCAAAAACATCGTCGACCGGGTAGGCGGTGGCGACGCGTTCGCCGCGGGGCTGATTTTTGCGTTGACGACAGCTGATTTGAGCGAATCGCAAACGGCGTTGAGCTACGCCGTCGCCGCATCCTGTCTAAAGCATTCGATCAAAGGCGATTTCAATTTCTCCACGCGGAGCGAAGTGGAGGCCCTGATGGGCGGCTCCGCATCGGGACGCGTGGTCCGATGA
- a CDS encoding bifunctional 4-hydroxy-2-oxoglutarate aldolase/2-dehydro-3-deoxy-phosphogluconate aldolase: MVEFPKEILHRLKTCGVVAGFSVDKVEQAVPLAKALLDGGINAIELMLRTPAAMAAVIEICAEVPEMLVGVGTILSPASVREVKAAGADFGVAPGMNPRVVRAAQDISLPFAPGIATPSDLEAAIEQGCRFVKFFPAEAMGGVHYLRSLAAPYKHLGIEYFPLGGINAENMSMYLREPNVPTVGGSWIVKQGLVDNEDWAGISARAAAVMSKLQEEQRR; encoded by the coding sequence ATGGTCGAGTTTCCCAAAGAGATCTTGCATCGGCTGAAAACATGCGGCGTTGTCGCCGGTTTTTCGGTCGACAAAGTGGAACAGGCGGTGCCCCTGGCAAAAGCCTTGTTGGACGGGGGGATCAACGCCATCGAATTGATGCTCCGCACACCGGCGGCGATGGCGGCGGTGATCGAAATCTGTGCCGAAGTCCCCGAGATGCTGGTCGGAGTCGGGACGATCTTGAGTCCGGCATCGGTCCGCGAGGTCAAAGCCGCGGGCGCAGATTTCGGTGTCGCACCGGGAATGAACCCGCGCGTCGTCCGCGCGGCGCAAGACATCAGCCTGCCCTTTGCCCCGGGGATCGCGACGCCATCGGATTTGGAAGCGGCGATCGAACAGGGCTGTCGCTTCGTCAAATTTTTTCCGGCCGAAGCGATGGGAGGCGTCCACTACCTGCGCAGCCTGGCAGCTCCCTACAAACACCTGGGCATCGAATACTTTCCGCTGGGTGGGATCAACGCCGAAAACATGTCAATGTATCTTCGCGAGCCCAATGTGCCGACGGTCGGCGGATCATGGATCGTCAAACAAGGTTTGGTGGACAACGAAGACTGGGCGGGAATCAGCGCCCGAGCCGCCGCCGTGATGAGCAAATTACAAGAGGAACAACGCAGATGA